A single genomic interval of Hevea brasiliensis isolate MT/VB/25A 57/8 chromosome 4, ASM3005281v1, whole genome shotgun sequence harbors:
- the LOC110632223 gene encoding uncharacterized protein LOC110632223, which yields MTDKPPVLKPPLSSQDWDSLIDDFQHGGARRQKWTAAPQFLSSFLDHALSFLLKKDFPLKIPLLIFMEEFSETFFTDESHLLRLLDALRSVVQAPLDGISVTFLLKEQFMISTTSIFISIDALNKFQARCTEGLAELLLTVIHRPNHGVDRQTRAIACECLRELEKSYACLLSGIAGHLWSLCQSERTHACQSYLLLFTMVVYNIVNRKLNVSVLNTSVPLVPFNVPQLISNGKEFVGLNYKELRRALAFLLETPQVLTPFGMMEFLQMIMPVAVALELQGSMLKVQFFGLIYSFDPLLCHLVLVMYSHFPDAFDGQEVEIVKRLMLISKETQHYLVFRLLSLHWLLDLLSKLMLSREGKKYKSVVDMGLRFYPAVFDPLALKALKLDLLAFYSIYLEGLKLEGGSGEDCDASKSVVKLIEDGLISVSAFKWLSPWSTETAVAFRAFHKFLIGASSHSDTDPSPTRTLMNSVIFHTLQGMLVGLTLDILRLVPVVVSFIDRLLSCQKHCWLGERLLQSVDKYLLPKVKIDYQLVSYFPVFDRIAENNSIPPSTLLDLLTKFMVFLVEKHGPNTGLKSWSQGSKVLGICRTMLMHHHSSRLFLGLSRLLAFTCLYFPDLEVRDNARVYMRMLICIPGMKLKGILNFGEQLLGISPSTHSSSFFNVPSPRHYQNFKKSRGISYCIHLERMIPLLVKQCWSLSLPPSDIGSSKPSHLESIMDSEPQVDLRELDVSTSFLATSEIERTNQLQEPLRVMDSKISQILGVLRSHFSCIPDFRHMPGIKVNISCILRFESEPFNHLFGASFLTSPADGVDALPSLYAIVLKFSSSAPYGSIPSYHIPFLLGEPSRNNHISCPSVSPDIVSVENDFEEEENYRAPVTIDLEPREPTPGLVDAFIEANVENGQIIHGQLQGITLGIEDMFLKAIVPSDISEHAVAAYYSGLFDALWEACGPSANIGRETFPLKGGKGVAAINGTRSVKLLEVPADSLIRAIEQHLASFVVRVIGEHLVNMVKDRGIIKDIIWKDAASDSFLVSTASSLTGLDQGPLHLTYFNDGEERETQVNGYKRRMGCILLLIFLPPRFHLLFQMEVSDISTLVRIRTDHWPCLAYVDDYLEALFLT from the exons ATGACCGACAAGCCACCGGTGCTCAAGCCGCCGCTTTCATCCCAAGACTGGGATTCTCTAATCGACGACTTCCAGCACGGCGGTGCTCGCCGCCAAAAATGGACGGCGGCCCCTCAGTTCCTCTCCTCTTTCCTTGATCACGCGCTCTCCTTCCTCCTTAAAAAGGACTTCCCTCTCAAAATCCCTCTCCTTATATTCATGGAAGAGTTTTCGGAAACCTTTTTCACCGACGAGTCCCATTTGCTCCGCCTCCTCGACGCTCTTCGCTCCGTCGTCCAAGCTCCTTTGGATGGGATCTCCGTTACTTTTCTCTTGAAAGAGCAGTTCATGATCTCCACCACTTCAATTTTTATCTCCATTGACGCGCTCAACAAGTTCCAGGCGCGGTGCACTGAGGGTTTGGCTGAGTTGCTTCTCACTGTTATTCATCGCCCCAACCATGGAGTGGACCGCCAGACGCGAGCCATTGCCTGCGAGTGCTTGCGTGAATTGGAGAAGAGTTACGCATGTTTGCTCTCTGGTATTGCTGGCCATTTGTGGAGTTTGTGTCAAAGTGAACGAACTCATGCTTGTCAGTCTTATCTTTTGTTGTTCACTATGGTTGTTTATAATATCGTAAATCGGAAGTTGAATGTTTCTGTTTTGAATACTTCTGTGCCTTTGGTTCCTTTTAATGTTCCTCAATTAATTTCCAATGGTAAAGAGTTTGTGGGCTTGAATTATAAGGAGTTGAGGAGGGCTCTGGCGTTTCTGTTGGAAACGCCTCAGGTTTTGACTCCATTTGGGATGATGGAGTTCTTGCAAATGATAATGCCTGTGGCTGTGGCTTTGGAGTTGCAGGGCTCTATGTTGAAAGTTCAGTTCTTTGGGCTGATTTATTCATTTGATCCTTTGTTATGTCATCTTGTTTTAGTTATGTATTCTCATTTTCCTGATGCATTTGATGGACAAGAGGTAGAGATTGTCAAGCGATTGATGCTCATTTCCAAGGAAACACAACACTATTTGGTTTTCCGATTGCTTTCCCTTCATTGGTTGTTGGATTTATTAAGTAAATTGATGTTGAGTAGAGAGGGTAAAAAATATAAATCTGTTGTTGACATGGGTTTGAGATTCTATCCAGCGGTATTTGATCCACTGGCTTTGAAAGCATTGAAGCTTGATTTGCTTGCTTTCTACTCGATATATCTTGAAGGTTTGAAACTAGAGGGTGGTTCTGGTGAGGATTGTGATGCTTCCAAGTCTGTCGTCAAGCTTATTGAAGATGGTCTTATTTCAGTTTCAGCTTTCAAATGGTTATCTCCCTGGAGCACTGAAACTGCTGTTGCATTCCGTGCCTTTCATAAATTTTTGATAGGTGCTTCATCTCATTCTGACACTGATCCTTCCCCAACTAGAACCCTGATGAACTCCGTTATCTTCCATACACTGCAG GGGATGCTGGTGGGTTTGACATTGGATATTCTAAGGTTGGTCCCTGTTGTTGTTTCTTTCATTGACCGTTTATTAAGCTGCCAAAAGCATTGTTGGTTGGGAGAGCGCCTACTTCAGTCGGTTGACAAGTATTTgcttccaaaagtcaaaatagatTACCAATTGGTTTCTTACTTCCCAGTATTTGATAGAATAGCAGAAAATAATTCAATACCTCCTTCGACATTGCTAGACCTACTTACCAAGTTTATGGTTTTCCTTGTTGAGAAACATGGTCCCAATACTGGACTGAAATCATGGTCGCAGGGAAGTAAAGTCCTTGGCATTTGCCGAACTATGCTGATGCACCATCATAGCTCTAGATTGTTCCTTGGATTATCTCGCCTTCTTGCATTCACTTGTCTATACTTCCCTGATTTGGAGGTTCGAGACAATGCAAG GGTCTACATGCGAATGCTAATCTGCATACCAGGAATGAAGCTTAAAGGCATACTGAATTTTGGGGAGCAATTACTTGGCATTTCACCTTCTACGCATTCTAGTTCTTTCTTCAATGTTCCATCTCCTCGACATTATCAGAATTTCAAGAAATCTAGGGGCATCTCATACTGCATTCATCTTGAGCGAATGATACCATTGCTTGTTAAGCAATGCTGGTCTTTGTCTTTGCCACCTTCGGATATTGGGTCTAGCAAACCTAGTCATTTAGagagcattatggatagtgaaccTCAGGTTGATTTAAGGGAGCTAGATGTTAGTACAAGTTTTCTAGCAACCTCAGAAATTGAAAGAACTAATCAGTTGCAAGAGCCATTACGTGTAATGGATTCAAAGATTTCACAGATCTTAGGGGTATTAAGGAGTCACTTCTCATGTATTCCTGATTTTAGGCATATGCCAGGGATCAAGGTTAACATATCCTGCATTCTGAGATTTGAATCTGAGCCTTTCAATCACTTGTTTGGGGCTTCCTTCCTTACTAGTCCAGCAGATGGAGTAGATGCCCTTCCTTCCCTATATGCAATTGTGCTCAAATTTTCATCCTCGGCACCATATGGGTCCATTCCATCTTATCATATACCCTTCCTTCTTGGTGAACCCTCCAGGAACAATCACATCTCTTGCCCATCAGTTTCACCCGACATTGTTTCTGTGGAAAATGACTTTGAAGAAGAGGAAAATTATAGAGCTCCTGTCACAATTGATTTGGAACCACGGGAACCTACACCTGGTCTTGTTGATGCTTTCATTGAAGCAAATGTTGAAAATGGCCAGATAATCCATGGTCAGCTTCAAGGTATTACATTAGGTATAGAGGACATGTTTCTCAAGGCCATTGTCCCATCTGACATCTCAGAACATGCAGTAGCTGCATATTATTCAGGATTATTTGATGCTCTTTGGGAGGCTTGTGGACCTTCTGCTAACATTGGGCGGGAGACATTCCCATTAAAAGGAGGCAAGGGTGTTGCAGCAATCAATGGGACCCGATCGGTCAAGCTACTTGAAGTTCCTGCAGACTCTTTGATTCGTGCAATTGAACAGCATTTGGCATCCTTTGTTGTTCGTGTGATTGGAGAACATCTCGTTAACATGGTGAAGGACAGGGGAATCATCAAAGACATCATATGGAAGGATGCTGCATCAGATTCTTTTCTTGTTAGTACTGCCTCCTCACTTACTGGTTTAGATCAAGGTCCACTTCATCTGACATATTTTAATgatggagaagagagagaaactcAGGTAAATGGCTATAAAAGAAGGATGGGTTGCATTCTTTTGTTGATATTTCTTCCACCAAGGTTCCATCTTCTTTTCCAAATGGAAGTCTCTGATATTTCAACCTTGGTTCGAATTAGAACCGATCACTGGCCATGCTTAGCATATGTTGATGATTATTTGGAGGCTTTATTTTTGACATAG